From a region of the Mycobacteroides saopaulense genome:
- the gluA gene encoding glutamate ABC transporter ATP-binding protein GluA: MISLEHVDKHFGDLHVLKDITLEIPRGQVVVILGPSGSGKSTLCRTINRLEPIDTGTIRIDGNVLPEEGRALANLRAEVGMVFQSFNLFSHKTILDNVTLAPIKVRKHDKETARKRAIELLERVGIASQKDKYPAQLSGGQQQRVAIARSLAMGPKVMLFDEPTSALDPEMVNEVLDVMVSLAKEGMTMLVVTHEMGFARKAADRIIFMADGAIVEDSDPESFFTNPKSDRAKDFLGKILGH; the protein is encoded by the coding sequence ATGATCTCCCTTGAGCATGTCGACAAGCATTTCGGTGACTTGCACGTCCTCAAGGACATCACCCTGGAGATCCCCCGCGGCCAGGTCGTCGTCATCCTCGGACCGTCCGGTTCGGGCAAGTCGACACTGTGTCGCACCATCAACCGTCTCGAACCCATCGACACCGGAACCATCCGGATCGACGGCAACGTGCTGCCCGAGGAGGGCCGCGCACTGGCGAACCTGCGCGCCGAGGTCGGAATGGTCTTCCAGTCATTCAACCTGTTCTCACACAAGACGATCTTGGACAACGTGACGCTGGCGCCGATCAAGGTACGCAAGCACGACAAGGAAACGGCCCGCAAGCGCGCGATCGAGTTACTCGAACGTGTCGGCATCGCCAGCCAGAAGGACAAATACCCGGCTCAGCTATCCGGCGGGCAGCAGCAGCGCGTCGCCATCGCGCGCTCACTGGCCATGGGCCCAAAGGTCATGCTGTTCGACGAGCCCACCTCGGCGCTCGACCCCGAAATGGTCAACGAGGTTCTCGACGTCATGGTCTCGTTGGCCAAAGAGGGCATGACAATGCTGGTGGTCACCCATGAGATGGGGTTCGCACGCAAGGCGGCCGACCGGATCATCTTCATGGCCGACGGCGCGATCGTCGAGGACTCCGACCCGGAGAGCTTCTTCACCAACCCGAAGTCTGACCGTGCCAAGGATTTCCTCGGAAAGATCCTCGGGCACTGA
- a CDS encoding pyridoxamine 5'-phosphate oxidase family protein codes for MNYHAGELAVQRRMGQSDSAIRVGRIISSEIPEVAAAFLAAQPMVFVSAHDDDGRMWAGQIVGPPGFAHATSTRIIAIEGVPVCGDPLAVPLQSERKVGLIALQPQRRRRMRVNGTARPAEQGLIVTTDQVYSNCPKYIARRDVVGVGPGLPVDPRRGIALNVEQRLTVSAADTFIIGTADGEGNADASHRGGNPGFLQVLSPNLLRWPDYLGNSMFMTLGNLHVDPRCGLLIPDWHNGSALQLTGTARLNWNEDTFAPGAQCSVDFTIDEVVETPNASPLRWGEAEPSPANPSV; via the coding sequence ATGAATTATCACGCCGGGGAACTGGCCGTCCAGCGTCGAATGGGTCAGTCCGACAGCGCCATTCGTGTCGGACGGATCATCTCCTCGGAGATACCCGAGGTTGCGGCGGCCTTCCTGGCCGCTCAACCCATGGTGTTCGTATCAGCGCATGACGACGACGGGCGGATGTGGGCTGGTCAGATCGTTGGTCCCCCCGGCTTCGCGCACGCCACAAGCACCCGCATCATCGCGATCGAGGGAGTACCGGTCTGCGGTGATCCGCTGGCGGTGCCGCTGCAATCGGAGCGCAAGGTCGGTTTGATCGCACTGCAACCGCAGCGCCGCCGCCGGATGCGCGTCAACGGCACGGCGAGGCCGGCGGAGCAGGGCCTGATTGTCACCACCGACCAGGTGTATTCCAACTGCCCCAAGTACATTGCGCGGCGCGATGTAGTCGGTGTCGGACCCGGCCTGCCGGTAGATCCGCGTCGGGGTATTGCGCTGAATGTCGAACAACGGCTGACGGTTTCAGCGGCCGACACGTTCATCATCGGCACTGCCGACGGCGAGGGCAATGCCGATGCGTCACACCGGGGTGGCAATCCCGGCTTTCTGCAGGTGCTTTCACCGAACCTGCTGCGCTGGCCCGATTACCTGGGCAACTCGATGTTCATGACGTTGGGGAATCTGCATGTCGATCCCCGATGTGGTCTGCTGATCCCTGACTGGCACAACGGATCGGCGTTGCAACTCACCGGAACCGCGCGCCTGAATTGGAATGAAGACACCTTTGCCCCGGGCGCACAATGCTCGGTCGACTTCACCATCGACGAGGTCGTCGAGACCCCCAATGCCAGCCCCCTGCGATGGGGAGAAGCTGAACCCTCACCCGCCAACCCGTCTGTGTAG
- a CDS encoding glutamate ABC transporter substrate-binding protein, giving the protein MQRHTALVVALAMVATLVSSCGSTEPRQLLGSIRGGTVILGTKFDQPGVGLQHPDKKMSGFDVKISEYVVNAIADELGVKHPTIRWYETPSAQREQLIDNGTVDMIAGSYSINYSRAQKVSFAGPYLITYQGLLVRKADDSLTKLDDLNRGKKLCSVSGSTPAQNVKNLLTGTQLQEFDSYSSCVEALRRGKVDALTTDETILAGYAKRYEGEFKLIQMNYELSKPMCIGKPKKQKKNGDPFSREVYGIGLAKGDTAAIEAIDRALDKMIATGVWDSDLREALGDSTIDDWERRAAGGTYGLKPDPSLAAVEKITGTKPIADKACEAA; this is encoded by the coding sequence ATGCAACGGCACACCGCGCTGGTGGTGGCTCTGGCCATGGTCGCCACACTGGTCAGTTCCTGCGGCAGCACCGAACCACGGCAGCTGCTCGGGTCGATCAGGGGCGGCACCGTCATCCTCGGCACCAAATTCGACCAGCCCGGGGTGGGCTTGCAACACCCCGACAAGAAGATGAGCGGATTCGACGTCAAGATCTCCGAGTACGTCGTGAACGCCATCGCCGATGAGCTCGGCGTCAAGCATCCGACCATCCGCTGGTATGAGACCCCTTCGGCGCAGCGCGAACAACTGATCGACAACGGCACGGTCGACATGATCGCCGGGAGCTACTCGATCAACTACAGCCGCGCCCAAAAGGTGTCGTTCGCCGGCCCGTATCTCATTACCTACCAAGGCCTCCTGGTGCGCAAGGCGGACGACTCGCTGACCAAGTTGGACGACCTGAACCGCGGCAAGAAGCTGTGTTCGGTGTCCGGATCGACTCCCGCGCAGAACGTCAAGAACCTGCTGACCGGTACCCAGTTGCAAGAGTTCGACTCGTACTCCTCGTGTGTCGAAGCGTTACGACGCGGCAAGGTCGACGCCCTCACCACCGATGAGACGATCTTGGCCGGCTATGCCAAGCGATACGAGGGCGAGTTCAAGCTGATCCAGATGAACTACGAGCTCAGCAAGCCGATGTGCATCGGAAAACCCAAGAAGCAGAAGAAGAACGGCGACCCGTTCTCTAGGGAAGTCTACGGGATCGGCCTGGCCAAGGGTGACACCGCGGCCATCGAGGCCATAGACCGAGCACTGGACAAGATGATCGCCACGGGAGTCTGGGATTCGGATCTGCGGGAAGCACTCGGCGACAGCACAATCGATGACTGGGAAAGGCGCGCGGCAGGCGGCACCTACGGACTCAAGCCCGACCCCTCGTTGGCCGCGGTCGAGAAGATCACCGGTACCAAGCCTATTGCCGATAAGGCGTGTGAGGCCGCGTGA
- a CDS encoding nuclear transport factor 2 family protein, translating to MMRPPLPPFDIDSARQKVRAAENAWNTRDPESVAAAYTEDSVWRNREEFITGHAEIVAFLTRKWAKENGYALRKELWGFRENRMAVRFQYEWHDESGQWWRSYGNELWEFTAEGLMSRREASINDTPIDEVERRLFGPRPDGDESPLPIR from the coding sequence ATCATGCGTCCACCGCTGCCGCCATTCGACATCGACTCCGCTCGCCAGAAGGTGCGCGCCGCCGAGAATGCCTGGAACACCCGCGATCCGGAGAGTGTTGCCGCCGCCTATACCGAGGACTCGGTGTGGCGCAATCGCGAAGAGTTCATCACCGGGCACGCCGAGATCGTCGCCTTCCTCACCCGTAAGTGGGCCAAGGAAAACGGGTACGCGCTGCGCAAGGAACTCTGGGGCTTCCGCGAGAACCGGATGGCCGTGCGCTTCCAGTACGAGTGGCACGACGAATCCGGCCAGTGGTGGCGCAGCTACGGCAACGAGCTGTGGGAGTTCACCGCCGAGGGTTTGATGTCCCGGAGGGAAGCCAGCATCAACGACACCCCGATCGATGAGGTGGAACGCCGGCTCTTCGGTCCGCGCCCCGATGGTGACGAGTCACCGCTGCCGATCCGCTGA
- the miaB gene encoding tRNA (N6-isopentenyl adenosine(37)-C2)-methylthiotransferase MiaB — translation MTSSVTSEDSAVRTYQVRTYGCQMNVHDSERVSGLLDAAGYVKAPDGTDADIVIFNTCAVRENADNKLYGNISHLAPRKAANPNMQIAVGGCLAQKDREGMLSKAPWVDVVFGTHNIGSLPALLERARHNNEAQVEIVEALEHFPSALPATRESAYAAWVSISVGCNNTCTFCIVPSLRGKEIDRRPGDILAEVQALVDQGVLEVTLLGQNVNAYGVNFADPEIGRDRGAFAELLRACGRIEGLERVRFTSPHPAEFTDDVIEAMAQTPNVCPQLHMPLQSGSDRILKAMRRSYRSERFLSIIDNVRSAMPEAAITTDIIVGFPGETEEDFQQTLEVVRRARFSSAFTFQYSIRPGTPAAELPGQLPKAVVQERYERLIALQESITLEENQKQIGRIIEVLIATGEGRKDGETARMSGRARDGRLVHFRPQGHVDGELRPGDVIGVEVTGAAPHHLIADGGVLSHRRTRAGDAHESGKKPSTPGIGLGMPAIGAPKTEQIEVAGCGL, via the coding sequence GTGACCAGTTCCGTGACTTCCGAGGATTCGGCGGTCCGGACGTACCAGGTCCGCACCTACGGCTGCCAGATGAATGTGCACGACTCCGAGCGGGTGTCGGGCCTCCTGGATGCGGCCGGATACGTCAAGGCGCCTGACGGCACCGACGCCGACATCGTCATCTTCAACACCTGCGCCGTGCGTGAGAACGCCGATAACAAGCTGTACGGAAACATCAGCCATCTGGCGCCCCGCAAGGCCGCCAACCCGAACATGCAGATCGCCGTCGGCGGGTGCCTTGCGCAGAAGGACCGCGAAGGCATGCTCTCCAAGGCGCCGTGGGTCGACGTGGTCTTCGGTACCCACAACATCGGTTCGCTGCCCGCGCTGCTGGAACGCGCGCGCCACAACAACGAGGCCCAAGTCGAGATCGTCGAGGCGCTGGAGCACTTTCCGTCGGCGCTCCCCGCGACCCGTGAATCGGCCTACGCCGCCTGGGTGTCGATCTCGGTGGGCTGCAACAACACCTGCACCTTCTGCATCGTTCCCTCCCTGCGCGGCAAGGAGATCGACCGGCGCCCCGGCGACATTCTGGCCGAGGTGCAGGCGCTGGTGGACCAAGGTGTGCTGGAGGTGACGCTGCTCGGGCAGAACGTCAACGCCTACGGCGTCAACTTCGCCGATCCCGAGATCGGCCGTGATCGTGGCGCTTTCGCGGAGCTGCTGCGCGCCTGCGGTCGCATCGAAGGCTTGGAACGCGTGCGATTCACCTCGCCGCATCCCGCCGAGTTCACCGACGATGTCATCGAGGCGATGGCGCAGACCCCGAATGTGTGTCCGCAGCTGCACATGCCGCTGCAATCGGGTTCGGACCGAATTCTCAAGGCGATGCGCCGTTCCTACCGGTCCGAGCGTTTCTTGTCGATCATCGACAACGTGCGGTCGGCCATGCCCGAGGCCGCGATCACCACCGACATCATCGTCGGTTTCCCGGGTGAGACCGAAGAGGATTTCCAGCAGACCCTTGAGGTGGTCCGCCGCGCACGCTTTTCCAGTGCCTTCACGTTCCAGTACTCGATCCGGCCGGGCACCCCGGCCGCGGAGCTTCCCGGCCAGCTGCCCAAAGCCGTTGTGCAGGAACGCTACGAACGGCTCATCGCGCTGCAGGAGTCCATCACCCTGGAGGAGAACCAGAAGCAGATCGGTCGCATCATCGAGGTGCTGATCGCGACCGGGGAGGGCCGCAAGGACGGCGAGACCGCCCGGATGAGCGGGCGCGCTCGCGACGGTCGTCTGGTCCACTTCCGACCGCAGGGGCACGTCGACGGGGAATTGCGCCCGGGCGATGTCATCGGTGTCGAGGTCACCGGTGCCGCACCGCATCACCTGATCGCCGACGGGGGAGTGCTGAGTCACCGGCGCACCCGTGCCGGCGACGCACACGAATCCGGCAAGAAGCCGAGTACACCGGGAATTGGCTTGGGAATGCCCGCGATCGGGGCGCCCAAGACAGAGCAGATTGAGGTTGCAGGGTGCGGGCTATGA
- a CDS encoding VOC family protein: MSTAIAPRVVTGHIGLNVSDLEKSVAFYRRAFGFDELVLSADGAQRFAFLGFDSGPVLTLWEQSSGEFSSATPGLHHLSFQVDSVEQVQQVEAILKELSTVFVHDGVVAHGEGATSGGIFFSDPDGIRLEVFAATGVDHHAAPSGDAPTCGFF, encoded by the coding sequence ATGAGCACTGCTATCGCACCTCGCGTGGTCACCGGTCACATCGGGCTGAACGTCAGCGATCTGGAGAAGTCGGTCGCCTTTTACCGTCGGGCGTTCGGATTCGACGAATTGGTGCTGAGCGCGGACGGCGCGCAGCGATTCGCATTCCTCGGATTCGACAGCGGGCCCGTGCTCACCCTGTGGGAACAGAGCAGCGGGGAATTCTCGAGTGCCACGCCCGGCTTGCACCATTTGTCGTTCCAAGTGGATTCCGTAGAGCAGGTGCAGCAGGTGGAGGCAATCTTGAAGGAACTGTCGACAGTGTTCGTACACGACGGAGTTGTCGCGCACGGGGAGGGCGCCACCTCTGGTGGGATCTTCTTCAGCGATCCCGATGGCATCCGTCTTGAGGTGTTCGCGGCGACGGGCGTGGACCACCACGCGGCGCCATCGGGTGACGCGCCGACATGCGGGTTCTTCTGA
- a CDS encoding DUF349 domain-containing protein, with protein MPRRPAASAPAPAAHHVDPHKFGRVDDDGTVWLITSAGERQIGSWQAGDADAAYAHFGRRFEDLETEIQLLELRLGSGSGDARKIKAAAEHLAQTLPTAAVLGDVDSLSARLSALQESADTQAAAARAQRDEARSASISRKEELAAEAEELAANSTQWKAAGDRIRAILDEWKSIHGVDRKTDDALWKRYSTARETFNRRRGAHFAELDRERAGAREKKEDLCKRAEALSDSTDWGATAAAFRNLLNDWKAAGRAPRETDDNLWHRFKAAQDKFFSARNAESASRDAEFVANADAKRALLVEAEKIDPDADVDGARAALRAIGDKWDAIGKVPREQQADLERRLRAVEKKVREAGESGWGDPEAEARAEQFRDRARQFEEQAAKADAAGKTKDAEKARASAKQWQEWADAAVAAVKSRSR; from the coding sequence ATGCCGCGACGTCCTGCGGCATCGGCACCCGCCCCTGCGGCCCATCACGTCGATCCACACAAGTTCGGCCGCGTCGATGACGACGGCACCGTGTGGCTGATCACCTCGGCCGGCGAGCGTCAGATCGGGTCCTGGCAGGCCGGTGACGCCGACGCGGCATATGCGCATTTCGGCCGTCGGTTCGAGGATCTGGAGACCGAGATCCAGCTGCTGGAGCTGCGGCTCGGGTCCGGATCGGGCGACGCGCGCAAGATCAAGGCGGCGGCCGAGCACTTGGCGCAGACGCTGCCGACCGCGGCGGTGCTCGGCGATGTGGACTCTCTGTCCGCACGGCTGTCGGCGCTGCAGGAGTCCGCGGACACTCAGGCCGCAGCGGCACGCGCCCAGCGCGATGAGGCCCGGTCGGCGAGCATCTCCCGCAAGGAAGAACTCGCCGCCGAGGCCGAGGAGCTGGCCGCCAATTCCACGCAGTGGAAGGCCGCGGGAGATCGAATCCGGGCCATTCTCGACGAGTGGAAGTCCATCCATGGTGTCGACCGCAAGACCGACGACGCACTGTGGAAGCGGTATTCGACGGCACGTGAGACCTTCAACCGTCGCCGCGGCGCGCATTTCGCCGAGTTGGACCGCGAACGCGCCGGAGCCCGGGAAAAGAAGGAAGACCTTTGCAAGCGGGCCGAGGCGCTCTCGGACTCGACCGATTGGGGTGCCACCGCCGCGGCGTTCCGGAACCTGCTCAACGACTGGAAGGCCGCAGGGCGGGCGCCCAGGGAGACCGACGACAACCTGTGGCACCGCTTCAAGGCCGCTCAGGACAAGTTCTTCTCGGCCCGCAACGCCGAATCCGCTTCGCGTGATGCCGAATTCGTGGCCAACGCCGATGCCAAGCGCGCATTGCTGGTAGAGGCCGAGAAGATCGACCCGGATGCCGACGTGGATGGTGCGCGAGCAGCCTTGCGCGCCATCGGCGACAAGTGGGACGCGATTGGCAAGGTTCCGCGCGAGCAGCAGGCCGATCTGGAGCGGCGGTTGCGTGCTGTGGAGAAGAAGGTGCGCGAGGCCGGCGAATCCGGCTGGGGTGACCCCGAGGCGGAAGCACGTGCCGAGCAGTTCCGGGACCGTGCGCGCCAGTTCGAAGAGCAGGCCGCCAAGGCAGATGCCGCAGGCAAGACCAAGGATGCCGAGAAGGCACGGGCCAGCGCCAAGCAGTGGCAAGAATGGGCCGATGCGGCAGTGGCAGCGGTCAAGAGCCGATCGCGCTAG
- a CDS encoding amino acid ABC transporter permease, which yields MNALWANMGPQLWPAFWTTLKLTFFSAVGALIWGTILAELRVSPVPIMRIFGTWYVNLVRNTPLTLIILFCSVGLYQNLGIALAPENSNFIKNNNFWLSVLGFSLYTATFVCETLRSGFNTVPLGQAEAARSLGLPFWRVLALIVLPQAMRSVLAPMGSVLIALVKNTSIASAIGVAEAALLMRSEIELFADQIVWIFLIIAAGYMVITLTIGLTFGYFAKRLAVKR from the coding sequence GTGAACGCGCTGTGGGCGAACATGGGGCCACAGTTGTGGCCCGCATTCTGGACGACTCTCAAACTGACATTCTTCTCGGCTGTCGGCGCTCTGATATGGGGCACAATCCTCGCCGAATTGCGGGTCTCGCCGGTGCCGATCATGCGGATCTTCGGGACCTGGTACGTCAACCTGGTCCGGAACACACCGCTGACTCTGATCATTCTGTTCTGTTCGGTGGGCCTCTATCAGAATCTCGGTATCGCATTGGCGCCCGAGAACTCCAACTTCATCAAAAACAACAACTTCTGGCTCTCGGTTCTCGGGTTCTCCTTGTACACAGCAACTTTCGTGTGTGAAACGCTGCGCTCGGGCTTCAACACCGTTCCGCTGGGCCAGGCCGAGGCCGCCCGGTCCCTCGGATTGCCGTTCTGGAGGGTCTTGGCCCTCATCGTGTTGCCGCAGGCAATGCGATCAGTGCTGGCCCCGATGGGCAGCGTGCTGATCGCGCTGGTGAAGAACACCTCGATCGCCTCCGCGATCGGTGTGGCCGAGGCCGCGCTGTTGATGCGGTCGGAGATCGAGCTCTTCGCCGATCAGATCGTGTGGATCTTCCTGATCATCGCGGCGGGATACATGGTGATCACGTTGACGATCGGGCTCACCTTCGGATACTTCGCGAAGCGGTTGGCGGTGAAGCGATGA
- a CDS encoding amino acid ABC transporter permease: MTGSATVMYDAPGPKARALHRIIAVGFTVVVAAVAAWVIWTLVANEQLTAEKWSPFLHLDTWTTYILPGLVGTITSAALSIVFALVLGAVLGIGRLSEHRAVRWISSALVEFFRAIPVLILMVFSYYLYGQQAVFPSEYLAFAAVVTGLSLYNGSVIAEILRSGIQSLPKGQSEAAVALGMRKSQMMRLILLPQSIAAMLPALISQMVIALKDSALGYAFGYIEVVRSGIRSASYYGNYLPALVVVAIIMIVINFALSSLATNIERQLREGRKKKSLLEVPHAQPEPGLVTKDLLETRGVDPAHKDLRQDYGE; this comes from the coding sequence ATGACCGGCAGCGCCACCGTCATGTACGACGCACCCGGTCCGAAGGCCCGTGCGCTGCATCGAATCATCGCCGTCGGGTTCACCGTGGTGGTGGCCGCCGTAGCGGCCTGGGTGATCTGGACTCTGGTCGCCAACGAACAGCTCACCGCCGAAAAGTGGTCACCGTTCCTGCATCTTGATACGTGGACCACGTACATCCTGCCCGGCCTGGTGGGCACCATCACTTCGGCGGCGTTGTCGATCGTCTTCGCGTTGGTGCTCGGCGCGGTGCTCGGCATTGGACGACTCTCCGAGCACCGTGCCGTGCGCTGGATTTCCAGCGCACTCGTCGAATTCTTCCGCGCCATCCCGGTACTGATCCTGATGGTGTTCTCGTACTACCTGTACGGCCAGCAGGCCGTGTTCCCCTCCGAGTACCTGGCATTTGCCGCCGTGGTGACCGGCTTGTCGCTGTACAACGGTTCGGTCATCGCCGAGATTCTGCGGTCGGGCATCCAGTCGCTACCCAAGGGACAGTCCGAGGCCGCGGTGGCGCTGGGCATGCGCAAGTCACAGATGATGCGACTGATCCTGCTCCCCCAGTCGATCGCCGCGATGCTGCCGGCACTCATCTCGCAGATGGTCATCGCGTTGAAGGACTCGGCGCTGGGCTATGCCTTCGGTTACATCGAGGTGGTGCGTTCGGGTATCCGCTCGGCGTCCTACTACGGCAACTATCTTCCCGCGCTCGTCGTGGTCGCGATCATCATGATCGTCATCAACTTCGCACTGTCCTCGCTGGCCACCAACATCGAACGGCAGCTGCGTGAGGGCCGAAAGAAGAAGAGCCTCTTGGAGGTTCCGCACGCTCAGCCCGAGCCCGGGTTGGTCACCAAAGATCTGCTGGAGACGCGCGGTGTGGACCCCGCACACAAGGATCTGCGCCAGGACTACGGCGAGTAG
- a CDS encoding Rv2732c family membrane protein, whose translation MSDSESGKDAEFEEFAAFHKDIDAAEKKVAGEIDPGARAMVVAVLVFALLLTFVLPHTGHARGFDVLVNGAIADQESVRVPSRIFVWLAMVFGVGFSMLALLTRRWVLSWIALAGSFVASVIGMLAIWTRQTAGTGHPGPGIGLVIAWIAVILLTFHWARVVWSRTAVQLAAEQERREAAKRDQRTFLDDAFEDDEDQGK comes from the coding sequence ATGAGTGACTCCGAATCCGGGAAAGACGCCGAATTCGAGGAGTTCGCCGCGTTTCACAAGGATATCGACGCGGCCGAAAAGAAGGTCGCCGGCGAAATCGATCCGGGTGCCCGGGCGATGGTGGTGGCCGTGCTGGTCTTCGCGCTGCTGCTCACCTTTGTGTTGCCGCACACCGGCCACGCCAGGGGATTCGACGTTCTGGTCAACGGGGCGATTGCCGATCAGGAATCGGTGCGGGTGCCGTCCCGGATCTTTGTGTGGCTCGCCATGGTGTTCGGTGTCGGGTTCTCCATGCTGGCGCTGTTGACGCGCCGCTGGGTGCTGTCCTGGATCGCGCTGGCAGGCTCGTTTGTTGCCAGTGTCATTGGCATGCTGGCAATTTGGACGCGGCAGACCGCCGGAACGGGACATCCCGGCCCGGGCATCGGGTTGGTGATCGCCTGGATCGCCGTCATTCTGCTGACCTTCCACTGGGCGCGTGTGGTGTGGTCACGCACCGCGGTGCAGCTGGCCGCCGAGCAGGAGCGCCGCGAGGCCGCTAAGCGTGATCAGCGCACCTTCCTCGACGACGCCTTCGAGGACGACGAGGACCAGGGCAAGTAA